Proteins encoded by one window of Dialister pneumosintes:
- a CDS encoding flavin reductase family protein: MRKNFKPNAWLLPAPVLIIGSYNEDGTANAMTAAWGAMSDYTQIFLALDFSHKTAANILKRKAFTVSVVDANHVKEADYVGMVSGNDICDKVENAELHVIKSKHVDAPYFSEFPMTFECRVAQVDMEKERVFGDIINISVEEHVLDEQGQIDRNKLNPICIDSVSGTYCKVTEAIGKSFHEGTVFKK; this comes from the coding sequence ATGAGAAAAAATTTCAAGCCTAATGCATGGCTTTTACCTGCACCGGTGCTTATTATCGGTTCTTATAATGAGGATGGAACCGCAAATGCGATGACAGCAGCTTGGGGTGCGATGAGCGATTATACACAGATTTTTTTAGCATTAGATTTTTCTCATAAGACCGCAGCTAATATTTTAAAAAGAAAAGCATTTACGGTCAGTGTCGTAGATGCTAACCATGTCAAAGAAGCGGATTATGTAGGGATGGTATCCGGCAATGATATATGTGATAAGGTAGAAAATGCAGAATTGCATGTTATAAAAAGTAAACATGTGGATGCACCTTATTTTTCAGAATTTCCAATGACTTTTGAATGCAGAGTGGCACAAGTAGATATGGAAAAAGAAAGAGTTTTTGGAGATATTATAAATATATCTGTAGAAGAACATGTTTTAGATGAGCAAGGGCAAATTGATAGAAATAAATTAAATCCTATTTGTATTGATTCGGTATCAGGAACTTATTGTAAAGTGACAGAAGCGATCGGAAAATCATTTCATGAGGGAACTGTATTTAAGAAATGA
- a CDS encoding PLP-dependent aminotransferase family protein translates to MKYKLDKHSDKPSYMQLYSAIKNDIIDGIFRLGDKLPSKRTMADNIGASVITVEHAYSMLDEEGYIEARQRSGYYVIYNEKETYRSEIKHILNVQKKGLEKAPEDFPFAKYAGTMRKIISQYGTKILSRSPNDGVPELQQAIANYLVKVRGIEALPQQIIIGAGAEYLYSLIVQMLGRDLRYALENPSYDKIRQVYEANGASCDSLDMGENGILSSELERTRASILHVTPFNSFPSGITATATKRAEYIRWVVRRNGLIVEDDYDSEFTLSRKVEDTLYLMAPEGYVIYVNSFAKTIAPSIRIAYMIIPKPLLSLYNERIGFYSCAVPVYEQLVLAEFINSGDFERRINKVRRQMRRAHAKGKK, encoded by the coding sequence ATGAAGTATAAATTGGACAAACATTCAGATAAGCCATCCTATATGCAGCTTTATTCAGCTATTAAAAATGACATTATAGATGGTATTTTTAGGTTAGGAGATAAGCTGCCCTCTAAGAGAACGATGGCAGATAATATAGGAGCCAGTGTTATTACTGTAGAACATGCCTACTCTATGTTGGATGAAGAAGGTTATATTGAGGCTAGGCAACGTAGTGGATACTACGTTATTTATAATGAAAAAGAGACATATCGTTCAGAAATAAAGCATATACTCAATGTACAAAAAAAGGGGCTTGAAAAAGCACCGGAAGATTTTCCTTTTGCTAAGTATGCAGGTACTATGCGAAAAATTATTTCTCAATATGGGACTAAAATTTTATCTCGTTCGCCTAATGACGGTGTACCTGAATTGCAGCAGGCTATTGCAAATTATCTGGTGAAAGTAAGAGGTATCGAAGCATTGCCTCAACAAATTATTATTGGTGCCGGAGCAGAGTATCTCTATTCGCTTATTGTACAAATGTTGGGGCGTGATTTGCGATATGCATTAGAAAACCCGTCTTACGATAAGATTCGACAAGTATATGAAGCCAATGGGGCAAGTTGTGACAGTTTGGATATGGGAGAAAATGGGATTCTTTCTTCTGAATTGGAGCGTACCCGAGCCAGTATCCTTCATGTGACTCCTTTTAACAGCTTTCCCAGCGGTATTACCGCTACAGCGACTAAACGTGCAGAATATATTCGTTGGGTAGTGAGAAGGAATGGGCTTATTGTTGAAGATGATTATGACTCTGAATTTACACTTTCTCGCAAAGTAGAAGATACCTTATATCTTATGGCTCCGGAAGGATATGTTATTTATGTGAATAGTTTTGCTAAAACAATAGCTCCTTCTATTCGTATTGCATATATGATTATTCCTAAACCACTTCTTTCTTTATATAACGAAAGAATCGGATTTTATTCTTGTGCCGTACCTGTGTATGAACAGTTAGTGTTAGCTGAATTTATTAATAGCGGTGATTTTGAAAGACGCATTAATAAGGTAAGAAGACAAATGCGTAGAGCTCATGCGAAGGGTAAAAAATGA
- a CDS encoding ABC transporter permease yields the protein MENLLFYIRRILFIIKKEFLVTIKDPKSRIILVLPAMLQTFLFGYVATFNLDRVDYALLDMSHSYYATELVGRVEGSGVFRRVVTLENSEQISSFIDTGKVQTVILIPADFENKIEKGELSPIEVITDGRNTMTSGIISGYVYSIVSAYNQEIHAGKYGITLDSIVWYNPNLITRWGFLASLLPLISLVQVLMLSGLSVAREKEQGTFEQLMVTPLTPTEILIGKAIPPLCIGLLQSFLVLCIASVWFHVYPVGSILTLFFVMTIFLLSCIGIGLSISAIVKNMQQVIVYNFIILVPFILLSGMVTPVRNMPKVLQYLTLLNPTRFVIAAVRRIYVEGAGLGDVALSLIPMLLVALVTMPLAAWMFRNKLS from the coding sequence ATGGAGAACCTTTTATTTTATATCAGACGTATTTTGTTTATCATCAAAAAAGAATTTTTAGTTACCATAAAAGATCCTAAAAGTCGAATTATATTGGTCTTGCCTGCTATGTTACAAACTTTTCTTTTTGGATATGTGGCTACCTTTAATTTAGACAGAGTAGATTATGCTTTACTGGATATGAGTCATAGCTACTATGCAACGGAACTGGTCGGAAGAGTAGAAGGAAGCGGTGTATTTAGACGTGTGGTTACTTTAGAGAATTCCGAACAAATCAGTTCTTTTATTGATACAGGCAAAGTCCAGACAGTGATTCTTATTCCGGCAGATTTTGAAAATAAGATTGAAAAAGGGGAGTTGTCACCGATAGAAGTTATTACCGATGGGAGAAATACCATGACATCCGGAATTATATCCGGATATGTATACAGTATTGTATCAGCATACAATCAAGAGATTCATGCGGGAAAATATGGTATTACTTTAGATTCGATTGTTTGGTATAATCCAAATCTCATTACACGTTGGGGATTCTTAGCTTCTTTATTACCTCTTATCAGTTTAGTGCAAGTCTTGATGCTTTCCGGGTTGTCTGTTGCCAGAGAAAAAGAACAAGGAACCTTTGAGCAATTAATGGTTACTCCTCTTACTCCGACAGAAATATTAATAGGAAAAGCGATACCGCCGTTATGCATCGGTTTATTACAGTCTTTCTTGGTATTGTGTATTGCCTCTGTTTGGTTTCATGTATATCCGGTGGGGTCTATACTTACTTTGTTTTTTGTGATGACTATTTTCTTACTTTCGTGTATAGGGATAGGCTTATCTATATCCGCTATTGTAAAAAATATGCAACAGGTTATCGTTTATAATTTTATTATCTTAGTTCCTTTTATTTTGTTATCAGGTATGGTTACACCTGTACGGAATATGCCTAAAGTTTTACAATATCTGACGCTCCTTAATCCTACAAGATTTGTTATTGCTGCGGTACGACGTATTTATGTGGAGGGGGCAGGATTGGGAGATGTTGCATTATCTTTAATTCCTATGTTATTGGTAGCTTTAGTGACTATGCCGCTGGCAGCATGGATGTTTAGGAATAAATTGTCTTAA
- a CDS encoding RluA family pseudouridine synthase, with translation MKMTYTVPEGHEGQKLSAFIRGRGISGKLWKKIKWTGHITINGEVCHHAKTPLHVGDIISCEWEEFSTVVSSQIPISILYEDEWLLIVNKPAQMIIHPTAKEHYDTLVNAVAGYFAGKGERSGVHPVYRLDRNTTGVVVIAKSAKIQYDLSKNHTSIYREYVALATGRLEKEKGIIEAPIGRKDGSIIEWTVREDGKFARTDYQVIAYGKDFTVLRLHLHTGRTHQIRVHMKYIGHPLLGDDLYSCSDSRIDRQALHAECIHFMHPETGKEISVKAPIPKDMMLIGGCDGGIHY, from the coding sequence ATGAAAATGACTTATACCGTACCGGAAGGTCATGAAGGACAGAAACTTAGTGCATTTATTCGTGGACGTGGTATTTCCGGAAAATTATGGAAGAAAATCAAATGGACAGGACACATCACTATTAATGGAGAGGTTTGCCATCATGCTAAAACACCTTTACATGTGGGTGATATCATCTCTTGTGAATGGGAAGAGTTTTCAACCGTTGTTTCATCACAGATTCCAATTTCCATTTTGTACGAAGATGAATGGTTGCTTATTGTCAATAAACCGGCACAGATGATTATTCATCCTACGGCAAAAGAGCATTATGATACGTTAGTTAATGCAGTTGCAGGCTATTTTGCTGGAAAAGGTGAGCGCTCCGGTGTACATCCGGTGTATCGATTGGATAGAAATACTACCGGGGTGGTAGTTATTGCCAAGTCAGCAAAGATACAATATGATTTGTCGAAAAATCATACTTCTATATATCGTGAATATGTAGCATTAGCAACAGGACGATTAGAAAAAGAAAAAGGTATTATCGAAGCTCCCATAGGTAGAAAAGATGGCAGTATCATTGAGTGGACTGTACGAGAAGATGGAAAATTTGCTCGTACCGACTATCAAGTAATTGCTTATGGAAAGGATTTTACTGTTTTAAGATTACACTTGCATACCGGAAGAACGCATCAAATTCGTGTACATATGAAATATATAGGACATCCTTTATTGGGTGATGACTTATACAGTTGTAGTGATTCTCGTATCGATAGACAAGCATTACATGCAGAATGTATTCATTTTATGCATCCGGAAACGGGAAAAGAAATATCTGTTAAAGCACCGATTCCTAAAGATATGATGTTGATAGGGGGGTGTGATGGTGGAATTCATTACTAA
- a CDS encoding LysR family transcriptional regulator has protein sequence MLKSMFRRIKYFQAVVRHHSFTEAAQQRYVSQSAISQQIRALENELGVSLLHRENHGFTVTPAGQYFYDKSLTLTSDLEMLCKETVEIGAPAKPIFHLT, from the coding sequence ATGCTTAAATCTATGTTTCGTCGTATTAAATATTTTCAAGCAGTTGTTCGTCACCATAGCTTTACCGAAGCTGCTCAACAGCGTTATGTTTCACAATCTGCCATCTCACAACAAATTCGTGCATTGGAAAATGAATTAGGCGTATCTTTACTTCATCGTGAAAATCACGGTTTTACGGTTACCCCTGCCGGACAGTACTTTTATGATAAAAGTTTAACCTTGACTTCTGATTTAGAAATGCTATGCAAAGAAACTGTAGAAATCGGTGCTCCCGCTAAACCTATCTTCCATTTGACATAA
- a CDS encoding ECF transporter S component gives MNNQSSISKRTRRLCLAAVFMAFNIVLSSVSIPVPGGHLYMNDVIIVAASILLDPLSAFLVGGVGAFLGDFFFYPAPMFVSLVTHGLQAMVISYCSHNIFQKNKICASGIGALLGAVIMVIGYTLGRAYVYSTPEYAVIKLPFEILQAGVGVVFGMILVWKAGLKNIIRQILKEEP, from the coding sequence ATGAACAATCAATCATCTATTTCTAAACGCACACGTCGTTTGTGCCTTGCAGCCGTATTTATGGCATTCAACATTGTTTTATCATCCGTAAGCATACCGGTTCCCGGCGGACACCTGTACATGAACGATGTAATCATCGTTGCAGCGTCTATTCTTCTTGATCCCCTATCAGCATTTTTAGTCGGTGGTGTAGGTGCTTTCCTCGGTGACTTTTTCTTCTATCCGGCCCCCATGTTTGTATCTTTAGTTACTCACGGATTACAAGCCATGGTTATTTCTTATTGCTCTCATAATATTTTCCAAAAAAATAAAATATGTGCATCCGGTATCGGTGCCTTGCTCGGTGCTGTTATCATGGTTATTGGATATACATTGGGACGTGCTTATGTATACTCCACCCCGGAATATGCGGTTATTAAACTACCGTTTGAAATTTTACAAGCCGGTGTAGGTGTAGTATTCGGTATGATTTTAGTTTGGAAAGCCGGACTGAAAAATATCATCCGTCAAATTTTGAAAGAAGAGCCTTAA
- a CDS encoding ABC transporter permease: protein MIKKEYKQIVRDKSSFVIGIAIPMMLILIIGYGMSLDVKNVPVAVVMEDSSPVVRDMFSFMNGSEYFEPHYVNSMQQGIQMMNDREVDAIVCAPVDFTSTLTKGNSHVQIILWGVDAATARISKSYIEMGLLSWQQANIYKYPFLFDRKGIVSVDARQWFNEANTSTWFFIPGLIVLIMTLVGVFLTTMVMAREWERGTLESLFITPIKPIEILLSKWIPYFSVSLIGFALCMLSARYLFEVPIRGSLSMIIVSSFLYLMTTLGLGLTVSSVIKEQFLSCQISLLLSLLPTIMLSGLIFDLKSTPLIVDIIGHLLPATYYMELLKTLFLVGNNWSMIIKNCSILIVSGAIFFGLSYIVTKKRLE, encoded by the coding sequence ATGATAAAAAAAGAATATAAACAAATTGTCAGGGATAAAAGTAGTTTTGTCATTGGTATTGCTATTCCTATGATGTTAATTTTGATAATTGGATATGGGATGTCATTGGATGTAAAAAATGTACCGGTAGCGGTTGTTATGGAAGATTCTTCTCCTGTCGTAAGAGATATGTTTTCTTTTATGAACGGTTCTGAATATTTTGAGCCTCATTATGTCAATTCTATGCAACAGGGAATACAAATGATGAATGATAGAGAAGTCGATGCCATCGTCTGTGCTCCTGTTGATTTTACAAGTACTTTAACTAAAGGAAATAGTCATGTACAGATTATTCTTTGGGGCGTAGATGCTGCAACAGCTAGAATTTCTAAAAGTTATATAGAAATGGGATTGCTTTCTTGGCAGCAAGCCAATATTTATAAATATCCGTTTTTATTTGACAGAAAAGGGATTGTTTCTGTGGATGCCAGACAATGGTTTAATGAAGCCAATACAAGTACCTGGTTTTTTATTCCGGGGCTCATTGTTTTAATTATGACCTTAGTAGGAGTTTTTTTAACGACAATGGTTATGGCAAGGGAATGGGAAAGAGGTACACTGGAATCTTTGTTTATTACTCCTATCAAACCGATTGAAATTTTATTATCCAAGTGGATTCCTTATTTTTCCGTATCCTTAATCGGATTTGCTTTATGTATGTTATCTGCTCGCTATTTATTTGAAGTTCCGATTCGAGGCTCACTAAGTATGATTATTGTAAGTTCTTTTTTATATTTGATGACAACCTTAGGTCTTGGATTAACCGTTTCTTCTGTTATTAAAGAACAGTTTCTATCTTGTCAGATTTCACTTCTTTTATCTTTATTACCTACTATTATGTTAAGCGGATTGATTTTTGACTTAAAGAGTACACCTCTCATTGTGGATATAATAGGACATTTGCTACCGGCTACTTATTATATGGAACTATTAAAAACTTTATTTTTGGTAGGCAATAATTGGTCTATGATTATTAAAAATTGCAGTATTTTGATTGTTTCAGGTGCCATTTTCTTTGGATTATCTTATATAGTGACAAAAAAGAGGTTGGAATAA
- a CDS encoding ATP-binding cassette domain-containing protein gives MSYVVDAMHVTKQFKSSSANEPVIALSDVTFKAESGKITALIGPDSAGKTTFLRMVCGLLFPSKGHIKVLGKDVVTQAQEIQDCLGYMPQKFGLYEDLTCMENMNLYADLHGVSMEKRQLRFEKLFHMTGLLPFTNRLAGKLSGGMKQKLGLACTLVRTPDLLLLDEPTVGVDPLSRRELWEIIKTLVKEEAISVLVSTAYMEEAELCDKVCLLHEGALLAESTPAAFRAQSEGLSFWMPLPKNIPARVVQAALLDDTEHIEDAVPERGGVRFVQKKGIKQEQIKALSYYPGCTPQAVSSRLEDSFMMLFNALKKEENSCKEFPIDYKKEQHIANTVEIYVENLLRTFGDFVAVDRTSFTVRKGEIFGLLGPNGAGKSTTFKMLCGLLPASGGTLSVAGVNLRIARAAARANIGYVAQKFSLYSTLSVFENLWFFGGVYGISPKKLRERIQAVLHMFHLEGKEQDVAGRLPLGYKQRLSMAAGLLHEPKILFLDEPTSGIDPLARRAFWRQISALAEQGITIIITTHFMDEAEYCDRIMIQDQGKTIVLGTPDEIRKEAGENLTMNEAFVAIVEKNRHRKEM, from the coding sequence ATGAGCTACGTAGTAGACGCTATGCATGTAACCAAGCAATTTAAGAGTTCTTCTGCGAATGAGCCGGTGATTGCTCTTTCCGATGTAACTTTTAAAGCGGAGTCCGGAAAAATTACAGCTCTTATCGGCCCGGACAGTGCGGGGAAAACTACTTTTCTTCGTATGGTTTGCGGATTATTATTTCCTTCTAAGGGACATATTAAAGTACTTGGTAAAGATGTAGTGACACAAGCACAGGAAATACAGGACTGTTTAGGCTACATGCCACAAAAATTCGGGTTATATGAAGACTTAACTTGCATGGAAAATATGAATTTATATGCAGATCTTCATGGAGTTTCTATGGAAAAGCGACAACTTCGTTTTGAAAAACTTTTTCATATGACCGGATTGTTACCGTTTACTAATCGATTAGCAGGTAAATTATCCGGGGGAATGAAACAAAAATTAGGATTGGCATGTACTTTGGTGCGAACACCGGATTTATTACTTTTGGATGAACCGACGGTCGGAGTAGATCCGTTATCTCGGCGTGAATTATGGGAAATTATAAAAACACTAGTAAAGGAAGAAGCTATTTCCGTACTCGTATCTACCGCTTATATGGAAGAAGCGGAACTTTGCGATAAAGTCTGTCTTCTACATGAGGGGGCTTTATTAGCGGAGAGTACGCCGGCTGCTTTTAGAGCACAGTCTGAGGGACTTTCTTTTTGGATGCCTTTGCCTAAAAATATTCCTGCTCGTGTAGTACAAGCTGCTTTATTAGATGATACCGAACATATTGAAGATGCCGTTCCTGAAAGGGGCGGTGTCCGATTTGTACAGAAAAAAGGAATCAAACAAGAACAAATAAAAGCATTATCTTATTATCCCGGGTGTACTCCGCAAGCAGTTTCTTCTCGTTTGGAAGATAGTTTTATGATGCTTTTTAATGCACTTAAAAAAGAAGAAAACTCTTGTAAAGAGTTTCCTATTGATTATAAGAAAGAGCAGCATATAGCAAATACCGTTGAAATTTATGTCGAAAATTTATTACGTACATTTGGAGATTTTGTAGCAGTAGACAGGACCTCTTTTACTGTAAGGAAAGGCGAAATTTTCGGGTTACTTGGACCTAACGGTGCCGGTAAATCAACTACCTTTAAAATGCTTTGTGGACTTTTACCTGCATCCGGAGGAACCTTATCTGTTGCAGGTGTTAATTTACGTATAGCACGAGCGGCTGCTCGTGCCAATATAGGATATGTGGCACAAAAATTTTCCCTTTACAGTACACTGAGTGTTTTTGAAAATTTATGGTTTTTCGGTGGTGTATATGGGATTTCTCCTAAAAAATTAAGAGAACGAATACAAGCGGTACTGCATATGTTTCATTTGGAGGGGAAAGAACAGGACGTGGCAGGACGTTTGCCTCTTGGATATAAACAGAGACTCTCCATGGCAGCGGGATTACTTCATGAGCCTAAAATATTGTTTTTAGATGAACCGACAAGTGGTATTGACCCTTTGGCACGGCGTGCTTTTTGGCGTCAAATTTCCGCCTTAGCAGAACAGGGGATTACCATTATTATTACTACACATTTTATGGATGAAGCAGAATATTGCGATAGGATAATGATTCAAGACCAAGGAAAAACGATTGTATTAGGGACACCCGATGAAATACGGAAAGAAGCCGGAGAGAATCTTACTATGAATGAAGCTTTTGTGGCAATTGTTGAAAAGAATCGCCATAGAAAGGAAATGTAG
- a CDS encoding HAD hydrolase-like protein, which translates to MATVIFDWDGTIAESASGITRSVQYALSTVGIEESDVNELTHFIGPPLSVEFKKTYDMSDDDIRKAILAFRTRYETEGILECNLYEGIEDLLQDAVERFGMSLAVASSKTESQLHRLVKHFNLESYFDVICGSAPEAEEPERIKTGKSNKAQVIEKTMHLMEMKYGELVKADETYMIGDTIYDMEGASMQGIHSVGVTYGYGQRADLEKYGAETLIHSVDELYDYLYSLSSL; encoded by the coding sequence TTGGCAACGGTCATTTTTGACTGGGATGGTACTATTGCAGAGTCTGCATCGGGAATTACCCGATCGGTTCAATATGCATTAAGTACAGTCGGTATTGAGGAGTCGGATGTAAATGAATTAACACATTTTATCGGGCCACCCCTCAGTGTAGAGTTTAAAAAGACATATGATATGTCAGATGATGATATAAGGAAGGCTATACTTGCATTTAGGACTCGATATGAAACAGAAGGTATTTTAGAATGTAATTTATATGAAGGGATTGAAGATTTATTACAGGATGCTGTGGAACGATTCGGTATGTCTCTAGCTGTGGCATCCAGTAAGACAGAATCGCAGTTACATCGATTAGTTAAACATTTTAACTTGGAAAGTTATTTTGATGTGATTTGTGGAAGTGCTCCGGAAGCGGAAGAACCGGAACGCATAAAAACAGGAAAGTCTAATAAAGCACAGGTCATAGAAAAGACAATGCATCTTATGGAGATGAAATATGGTGAATTAGTTAAAGCGGATGAAACCTATATGATAGGGGATACCATCTATGATATGGAAGGTGCTTCTATGCAAGGTATACATAGCGTGGGTGTGACCTATGGATATGGACAGAGAGCTGATTTGGAAAAATATGGAGCAGAAACGCTTATACATTCTGTAGATGAATTATATGATTATTTATATTCTTTGAGTTCATTATAA